A single region of the Nicotiana sylvestris chromosome 6, ASM39365v2, whole genome shotgun sequence genome encodes:
- the LOC104232765 gene encoding mitochondrial carnitine/acylcarnitine carrier-like protein — translation MDIAKDLTAGTVGGAAQLIVGHPFDTIKVKLQSQPSPLPGQPPKYAGAIDAVRKTVASEGPKGLYKGMGAPLATVAAFNALLFTVRGQTEALLRSEPGAPLTVKQQILCGAVAGTAASFLACPTELIKCRLQAHSSLTSVGSGSVAIKYAGPMDVARHVLRSEGGVRGLFKGLFPTLAREVPGNAVMFGVYEALKQYFAGGMDTSGLGRGSLIVAGGLAGGSVWFAVYPTDVIKSVIQVDDYRNPKYSSSFDAFRKILASEGAKGFYKGFGPAIARSVPANAACFLAYEMIRSSLG, via the exons ATGGATATAGCAAAGGATTTAACAGCAGGGACTGTTGGTGGAGCAGCACAATTGATAGTTGGCCACCCTTTTGATACCATAAAAGTCAAGCTCCAAAGCCAGCCTTCTCCATTACCCGGGCAACCTCCAAAATATGCAGGTGCCATAGATGCAGTCAGGAAAACAGTGGCTTCTGAAGGTCCAAAGGGTTTATACAAAGGCATGGGAGCTCCACTTGCAACTGTAGCCGCCTTCAACGCTTTGCTTTTCACTGTTAGAGGTCAAACCGAGGCGCTGTTAAGGTCTGAACCTGGTGCCCCTCTTACTGTCAAGCAGCAAATCCTTTGTGGAGCTGTTGCTGGTACTGCTGCATCATTTCTTGCCTGCCCAACTGAGCTCATCAAATGCAG ATTGCAAGCCCACAGCTCATTGACAAGTGTAGGATCAGGTTCTGTGGCCATAAAATATGCAGGGCCAATGGATGTTGCAAGGCATGTTCTTCGTTCTGAAGGAGGTGTAAGGGGTCTCTTCAAAGGTCTATTCCCCACCCTGGCACGAGAAGTACCGGGAAATGCTGTCATGTTTGGCGTATACGAAGCGTTAAAGCAGTACTTTGCAGGAGGCATGGATACTTCTGGACTGGGAAGGGGTTCACTTATAGTAGCTGGAGGCTTGGCTGGCGGTTCAGTCTGGTTCGCAGTGTATCCAACAGATGTTATTAAGAGTGTAATTCAGGTTGATGATTATAGAAACCCAAAATACTCTAGTTCTTTTGATGCTTTTCGGAAGATTTTGGCATCAGAAGGTGCCAAAGGCTTTTACAAGGGGTTTGGACCTGCTATAGCGCGTAGTGTCCCAGCAAATGCTGCTTGCTTCTTGGCATATGAGATGATTCGGTCTAGTTTGGGATAA